One window of the Desertifilum tharense IPPAS B-1220 genome contains the following:
- a CDS encoding ArsA family ATPase, whose translation MDTQPHPLYSYDSLKLVLFSGKGGVGKTTISSAFARFWGHRFPQERILLISTDPAHSLGDVLLTPVCDRPQPQSDLPNLSIRALDAQELLQNFKQRYGEVLQLLVERGSFATAEDLTPVWELNWPGLDELMGILEIQRLLNENEVDRVVVDMAPSGHALNLLGLMDFLDNFLAALDLFQEKHRAMSQAFTGRYSADEADRFLKEMQADLTAGRQLLQDATRTHCLVASIAEPMSYAETARFLGSLQDLNIHAGGIFVNRIVKWEDSPQMGDRYHEQQQILEHLQEIAQPLPLFLLPQLPEEPLGGTALDLLLAQIRPSEDEPTAPVVPAIQWPDKILPSLSDFLSEGRQLAIVGGKGGVGKSTVAAAIAFAMAQRHPDSKIRVVSIDPAHSLGDAFGLNLSHEPQQILPNLTGVEINSEILLEQFREDYLWELAEMISGDRTDPDNTLQLLYGPEAWRKIVAQSLPGIDEILSLLAVIDLLEQNTEDLIILDTAPTGHLLRFLEMPNALADWLGWIFKLWIKYQDVLGRTEFMGRLRTLRQRVVKAEKKLKDSQHTEFIGVIQKGTATLAEQVRLSESLAEMGINQRYLVYNRFEPSDSLTEVKARETLTHHTLVHLPNLPRSIEPLERIKGAASLLF comes from the coding sequence ATGGACACCCAACCCCATCCCCTGTATTCCTACGACTCCCTAAAATTGGTTCTATTTAGCGGTAAGGGAGGCGTGGGTAAAACCACGATTTCGAGTGCGTTTGCACGCTTCTGGGGACATCGGTTTCCCCAGGAGAGGATTTTACTGATTTCGACCGATCCGGCGCATTCGTTAGGCGATGTTTTGCTAACGCCTGTTTGCGATCGCCCTCAGCCTCAAAGCGATCTCCCTAATTTAAGCATCCGCGCCCTGGATGCTCAAGAACTCTTGCAGAACTTTAAACAACGTTACGGCGAAGTTTTACAACTGTTAGTCGAACGCGGAAGTTTTGCAACCGCCGAAGATTTGACCCCCGTTTGGGAGTTAAACTGGCCGGGACTCGATGAGTTAATGGGGATTTTAGAAATTCAGCGGCTTTTAAACGAAAATGAGGTGGATCGCGTCGTGGTCGATATGGCCCCTTCGGGTCATGCTTTAAACCTATTGGGGTTAATGGATTTTTTAGATAATTTCTTAGCCGCGCTAGATTTATTTCAAGAAAAACATCGCGCCATGAGTCAGGCGTTTACAGGTCGTTATAGCGCCGATGAAGCCGACCGATTTTTAAAAGAAATGCAAGCTGATTTAACCGCCGGACGCCAACTCCTGCAAGATGCAACCCGCACCCATTGCTTAGTCGCCAGCATCGCCGAACCGATGAGTTATGCAGAAACAGCGCGATTTTTAGGGTCTTTGCAGGATTTAAATATTCATGCTGGCGGCATTTTTGTCAATCGGATTGTGAAGTGGGAAGACTCGCCGCAAATGGGCGATCGCTATCACGAACAACAACAAATTCTAGAACACCTGCAAGAGATTGCTCAACCCCTACCGCTGTTTTTGCTTCCCCAACTTCCCGAAGAACCCCTAGGCGGAACCGCACTTGACCTATTATTGGCTCAAATTCGTCCCTCAGAAGACGAACCAACTGCACCCGTTGTCCCCGCGATTCAATGGCCCGATAAGATTTTACCCAGCTTAAGCGATTTTCTGAGCGAAGGACGCCAGCTAGCAATTGTAGGCGGAAAAGGAGGAGTTGGGAAAAGTACCGTCGCCGCCGCGATCGCTTTCGCAATGGCCCAGCGCCACCCAGACTCTAAAATACGAGTAGTCTCGATCGATCCGGCTCATTCCCTAGGCGATGCGTTCGGATTAAACTTAAGTCACGAACCTCAGCAGATTCTCCCCAATTTAACCGGAGTCGAGATTAATTCAGAAATCCTGTTAGAACAATTTCGCGAAGATTACCTTTGGGAACTCGCCGAAATGATTAGCGGCGATCGCACTGACCCAGACAATACCCTACAGTTACTGTACGGCCCGGAAGCTTGGCGTAAAATCGTCGCGCAATCTCTCCCCGGAATTGATGAAATCTTATCCCTACTCGCCGTTATCGATCTCTTAGAGCAAAACACCGAAGACTTAATTATCCTCGATACAGCCCCCACAGGACATCTGCTGCGCTTTTTAGAAATGCCAAACGCCTTAGCCGACTGGTTAGGCTGGATTTTTAAATTGTGGATCAAATATCAAGATGTTTTGGGACGAACCGAATTTATGGGACGCCTGCGAACCCTGCGCCAGCGCGTCGTCAAAGCCGAGAAAAAACTCAAAGACTCCCAACACACCGAGTTTATCGGCGTCATCCAAAAAGGAACCGCCACCCTCGCCGAACAAGTCCGTTTAAGCGAATCCTTAGCCGAAATGGGCATCAATCAGCGCTATCTCGTCTACAATCGCTTTGAGCCTAGCGACTCCTTAACAGAGGTGAAAGCCAGAGAAACCCTCACCCACCACACCCTCGTCCATCTCCCCAATTTACCCCGTTCCATAGAACCCTTAGAAAGGATAAAAGGTGCAGCTAGTTTGCTGTTCTAG
- a CDS encoding NAD(P)/FAD-dependent oxidoreductase yields MSQVIVIGGGAAGFFGAIAIAQADPLSRVILLEAGNQLLAKVRISGGGRCNVTHACFDPAVLVQNYPRGGKALRGPFSRFQPRDTVKWFEDRGVKLKTEEDGRMFPVTDRSETIVECLIEEAIAAGVDIRTGISVQGIQHKLVDDKPRFEVRLKSGQIILGDRILLATGSNPLGYQIARSLGHTIIPPVPSLFTFNITDPRLQDLSGVAVNNARVRLNDAKLEQTGPVLITHWGLSGPAVLKLSAWGARFLHEARYQTKLQIHWLPQYSQDTLRQMLGQVKNQIPQKQISANCPVPIPRRLWQSLTANLGIDQSDRWAGLSNKLLNQLIQELTQGEYEIQGKGIFKEEFVTCGGVSLKEVNFKTMESRCCPGLFFAGEILDIDGVTGGFNFQSAWTTAWLGAQP; encoded by the coding sequence ATGTCCCAAGTTATTGTAATTGGTGGGGGTGCGGCCGGATTTTTTGGCGCGATCGCCATTGCTCAAGCTGACCCCCTCTCTCGTGTCATTCTGTTAGAAGCGGGAAACCAGCTTTTAGCTAAAGTTCGCATTTCCGGCGGAGGACGCTGTAATGTCACTCACGCCTGTTTTGATCCCGCCGTTTTAGTCCAAAATTACCCCAGAGGCGGGAAAGCCTTGCGCGGGCCGTTTAGCCGCTTTCAACCCCGCGATACGGTCAAGTGGTTTGAGGATCGCGGCGTCAAGCTGAAAACCGAGGAAGATGGCCGGATGTTTCCGGTGACGGATCGCTCAGAAACGATTGTGGAGTGTTTAATAGAAGAAGCGATCGCCGCTGGGGTTGATATCCGCACGGGTATCTCTGTTCAAGGCATTCAGCATAAACTAGTGGACGATAAACCCCGGTTTGAGGTGCGCTTAAAGTCGGGACAGATTATTTTAGGCGATCGCATTTTACTCGCAACCGGTAGCAACCCCCTCGGCTATCAAATTGCGCGATCGTTGGGTCATACCATTATCCCCCCCGTTCCTTCCCTATTTACCTTTAACATTACCGATCCGCGCCTGCAAGACTTATCCGGAGTTGCAGTCAACAACGCGCGAGTTCGCCTCAACGACGCCAAACTCGAACAAACCGGCCCCGTTTTAATTACCCACTGGGGACTCAGCGGCCCGGCGGTCTTGAAACTTTCCGCTTGGGGCGCTAGATTTCTCCATGAGGCCCGCTACCAAACCAAGCTGCAAATTCACTGGTTGCCCCAATACTCGCAAGATACCCTACGGCAAATGTTAGGGCAAGTCAAAAACCAAATTCCCCAAAAGCAAATCTCTGCAAACTGTCCGGTTCCCATTCCTCGCCGCCTATGGCAGAGTTTAACCGCCAACTTGGGAATTGACCAGAGCGATCGCTGGGCAGGTCTTTCTAATAAACTTTTGAATCAACTCATCCAAGAACTCACCCAAGGTGAATACGAGATTCAAGGAAAAGGCATCTTTAAAGAAGAATTCGTCACCTGCGGCGGCGTCAGCCTCAAAGAAGTCAACTTCAAAACAATGGAAAGCCGCTGTTGTCCCGGTTTATTCTTCGCTGGCGAAATTCTCGACATCGATGGCGTCACCGGAGGCTTCAACTTCCAAAGCGCCTGGACCACTGCTTGGTTAGGCGCGCAGCCTTAG
- the rd gene encoding rubredoxin, giving the protein MDSYTCTVCAYVYNPEDGDPDAEIDPGTDFDSLPEDWVCPVCGASKAEFEVVE; this is encoded by the coding sequence GTGGATTCCTATACTTGTACGGTATGCGCTTACGTCTATAATCCTGAAGATGGCGATCCTGACGCAGAGATTGATCCCGGAACGGATTTTGATTCATTACCAGAAGATTGGGTTTGTCCCGTCTGTGGGGCCTCGAAAGCCGAGTTTGAAGTTGTAGAATAA
- a CDS encoding M1 family metallopeptidase: protein MSRSYFDTETNGHKSFELPGSRPHYNPDRPGQVEHIFLDLVLNIPQQSYSGTCTIRLNPVCDGIDRLSLDAVNLQIESVKIAGESQTFDCDGEQLHIRLSSPTVADRPIEIAIAYAVEHPQRGLYFIAPTEHYPNKPTQVWTQGEDEDSRFWFPCFDYPGQLATSEIRVKVPKPYIAISNGELVNVQEEGDTKIFHWSQTEIHPTYLMTLAVGDFAEIQDEWKGIPVTYYVEKLREEDARRSMGKTPRMIEFFSQKFGYPYPFPKYAQVCVDDFIFGGMENTSATLLTDRCLLDERALLDKPFTEFLVAHELAHQWFGDLVVIKHWSHAWIKEGMASYSEVLWSEQEYGAEDAAYYLLREARSYLAEDRERYRRPIVTHIYREAIELYDRHLYEKGACVYHMIRAELGDELFNRAIHTFVNDRAHQTVETIDLLRAIEKATGRNLMFLFDQYVFRGGHPDFKVAYSWDGDSNMAKVTVTQTQAANDEKALFDLKIPIGFGYTEPQVELKTFKIRANQKEQSFYFSLPSKPAFISFDAGNAFLKTVELEYGLAELKAQLQSDPDPVSRIYAAGAIALKGGLEAVRVLGTALKSDRFWGVRLEVAKKLGEIKLDQVVETLAPGLTDEDARVRKAVVDALANLKTPASYDLLKPIVEKGDPSYQVEASAVVGLGKLAASATLKSKEDEAIALFTQILRERAGWNEVVRSGAIAGLSQLKTSAIALEQILEYTTPTVTQPLRLAAIRALGAISTGQTPNNVDWIVERLEELSRETFFLTQVSVTVALGQMETPKAIAVLQALANQTPDGRVRRIAEEAVQRVQTNLGSDRAVKQLREELDQLKKENQELKSRLETLEAKAK, encoded by the coding sequence ATGTCCAGATCGTACTTTGATACAGAAACGAACGGTCACAAATCTTTTGAACTTCCCGGTTCGCGTCCCCACTATAACCCCGACCGACCGGGCCAAGTGGAACATATTTTTCTTGACTTAGTGCTGAATATTCCCCAACAAAGTTATTCTGGCACTTGCACGATCCGCTTAAACCCCGTCTGCGATGGCATCGATCGCCTCAGCTTAGATGCGGTGAATCTCCAGATTGAATCGGTTAAAATTGCCGGAGAGTCCCAAACCTTTGACTGCGATGGCGAACAGTTACACATTCGCTTATCTTCTCCCACAGTAGCCGATCGACCGATTGAAATTGCGATCGCCTATGCGGTCGAACATCCCCAACGCGGTCTCTATTTTATCGCCCCCACCGAACATTATCCCAACAAACCGACTCAGGTCTGGACGCAAGGGGAAGATGAGGACTCCCGCTTCTGGTTTCCCTGTTTTGACTATCCCGGACAACTCGCCACCTCAGAAATTCGGGTTAAAGTCCCCAAGCCATACATCGCCATTTCTAACGGCGAACTAGTCAACGTCCAAGAAGAGGGCGATACTAAAATCTTCCACTGGTCGCAAACAGAAATCCACCCCACCTACTTAATGACGCTGGCGGTGGGTGACTTTGCGGAAATTCAGGATGAGTGGAAAGGTATCCCCGTCACCTATTACGTCGAAAAACTGCGGGAAGAAGATGCGCGGCGCAGCATGGGGAAAACCCCGCGCATGATTGAATTTTTTAGTCAAAAGTTTGGTTATCCCTATCCCTTCCCCAAATACGCGCAAGTCTGCGTGGATGACTTCATTTTTGGCGGAATGGAGAATACCTCCGCAACGCTATTAACGGATCGCTGTTTGTTGGACGAACGCGCCTTACTCGATAAGCCGTTTACTGAATTTTTGGTGGCCCATGAGTTGGCGCATCAATGGTTTGGCGACTTAGTGGTGATTAAACATTGGTCGCACGCTTGGATCAAGGAAGGGATGGCTTCCTATTCTGAGGTGTTGTGGTCGGAACAGGAGTATGGCGCAGAGGATGCGGCCTATTATCTGTTGCGGGAGGCGCGCAGTTATTTAGCCGAAGATCGAGAACGCTATCGCCGTCCCATTGTCACCCATATTTACCGAGAAGCTATCGAATTATACGATCGCCATCTCTACGAGAAGGGGGCCTGTGTCTACCACATGATTCGGGCTGAATTGGGCGATGAGTTATTTAACCGGGCGATTCACACCTTTGTCAACGATCGCGCCCATCAAACGGTAGAAACGATCGATCTATTGCGGGCCATTGAAAAGGCGACGGGCCGCAATTTAATGTTCTTGTTTGACCAATATGTCTTTCGCGGCGGACATCCCGATTTTAAGGTGGCTTATAGTTGGGATGGCGATAGCAATATGGCGAAGGTGACGGTAACGCAAACCCAGGCGGCGAATGATGAGAAGGCACTATTTGACCTCAAAATTCCCATTGGGTTTGGCTATACTGAACCCCAGGTGGAACTGAAAACCTTTAAGATCCGGGCGAACCAGAAGGAACAGAGTTTCTATTTCTCGCTTCCTAGCAAGCCTGCGTTTATCAGTTTTGATGCGGGGAATGCGTTTTTAAAAACCGTTGAGTTGGAATACGGCCTCGCGGAACTCAAGGCGCAGTTACAGTCCGATCCTGACCCGGTTTCGCGCATCTACGCGGCGGGCGCGATCGCTCTTAAAGGGGGTTTGGAAGCTGTTAGAGTCTTAGGAACGGCCCTTAAGAGCGATCGCTTCTGGGGGGTGCGCCTGGAAGTGGCGAAGAAGCTAGGGGAAATTAAACTCGATCAAGTGGTGGAAACCCTCGCCCCTGGTTTGACGGATGAGGATGCGCGGGTGAGAAAGGCGGTGGTGGACGCTTTGGCCAATTTGAAGACGCCCGCCAGTTACGATCTGCTGAAGCCTATTGTGGAAAAAGGCGATCCGAGTTACCAGGTGGAAGCGTCGGCGGTGGTGGGTTTGGGTAAGTTAGCGGCTTCGGCGACGCTAAAATCTAAAGAGGATGAGGCGATCGCTCTATTTACCCAAATTTTACGAGAACGGGCGGGTTGGAATGAGGTGGTGCGTTCTGGCGCGATCGCGGGCTTAAGTCAGCTTAAAACATCGGCGATCGCCCTTGAGCAAATTCTAGAATACACGACGCCAACGGTGACTCAACCCCTACGTTTAGCGGCGATCCGGGCTTTGGGAGCCATTTCGACGGGTCAAACGCCAAATAATGTAGATTGGATCGTCGAACGCCTAGAGGAACTGTCGCGAGAGACTTTCTTCTTAACGCAAGTCTCGGTGACAGTCGCCCTCGGACAGATGGAAACGCCGAAAGCGATCGCGGTTTTGCAAGCGCTAGCTAACCAAACCCCAGATGGTCGCGTGCGTCGGATCGCAGAAGAAGCCGTCCAGCGGGTTCAGACCAACTTGGGTTCAGACCGCGCGGTGAAGCAGTTGCGCGAAGAACTCGATCAACTCAAAAAGGAAAACCAAGAACTGAAAAGCCGCTTGGAAACCTTAGAAGCCAAAGCTAAATAA
- a CDS encoding PleD family two-component system response regulator: MVKVLVVEDSPMQRQLISDLLQQLRLTVTTAADGEEALAYLDQFCPDLVVSDIVMPRVNGYELCRRLKSDPKTCNVPIVMCSSKTTDVDRYWGMKNGADAYIGKPFEPNELIKTVTQLLQKRGQMV; the protein is encoded by the coding sequence ATGGTTAAAGTATTGGTCGTGGAAGATAGCCCAATGCAACGGCAGTTAATCTCAGACCTCCTGCAACAATTAAGATTGACTGTGACAACGGCTGCCGATGGCGAAGAGGCCCTAGCGTATTTAGATCAGTTTTGTCCCGATCTGGTGGTATCCGATATTGTCATGCCCCGCGTCAATGGGTACGAACTCTGTCGCCGCTTAAAATCTGACCCCAAAACCTGCAACGTCCCGATCGTGATGTGTTCTTCCAAAACCACTGATGTCGATCGCTACTGGGGGATGAAGAACGGTGCAGACGCTTACATCGGGAAGCCCTTTGAACCCAACGAACTGATCAAAACCGTGACGCAACTGTTACAGAAGCGCGGACAAATGGTGTAG
- a CDS encoding PEP-CTERM sorting domain-containing protein (PEP-CTERM proteins occur, often in large numbers, in the proteomes of bacteria that also encode an exosortase, a predicted intramembrane cysteine proteinase. The presence of a PEP-CTERM domain at a protein's C-terminus predicts cleavage within the sorting domain, followed by covalent anchoring to some some component of the (usually Gram-negative) cell surface. Many PEP-CTERM proteins exhibit an unusual sequence composition that includes large numbers of potential glycosylation sites. Expression of one such protein has been shown restore the ability of a bacterium to form floc, a type of biofilm.), giving the protein MLKSAIAPLAGLSIGAAFLSLGILQPTATQAMTFQFEGIYNTYDERPVPEIPFTGEVTVDENLLRTLLETSLDGLVLIKSDSVFDLAGALKIDFGGTAFANTGLKLTPFVALNGPFALLGGGVTITADDFTLSLNHGCLQNTECKGILSKQDSASPIGGYDFPVWQAVREPQHIPEPSTLLGFGVVGTLLLMGQRSKTQQ; this is encoded by the coding sequence ATGTTGAAATCAGCGATCGCACCATTGGCAGGTCTTTCGATCGGTGCAGCATTTCTATCTTTAGGGATATTGCAACCTACCGCCACTCAAGCAATGACCTTCCAGTTTGAAGGTATTTATAATACTTATGACGAGCGTCCGGTTCCAGAAATTCCCTTTACCGGAGAAGTCACCGTTGATGAGAACTTGCTAAGAACCCTATTAGAAACTTCTTTAGATGGACTCGTTTTAATTAAAAGCGATTCTGTATTCGACCTTGCAGGCGCTCTCAAAATTGACTTTGGCGGCACGGCTTTTGCCAATACAGGTCTGAAGCTTACCCCCTTTGTGGCCCTGAATGGCCCATTTGCTTTGTTGGGGGGAGGGGTAACAATTACCGCAGATGACTTTACCCTCAGTCTCAATCACGGATGTTTGCAAAATACTGAGTGTAAAGGAATTCTGTCTAAACAGGATTCTGCCTCCCCCATTGGTGGGTATGATTTCCCCGTTTGGCAGGCTGTACGAGAACCTCAACATATTCCTGAACCCTCGACCTTGCTGGGTTTTGGCGTCGTTGGCACCCTTTTGCTGATGGGTCAACGTTCCAAAACTCAACAGTAA
- a CDS encoding PEP-CTERM sorting domain-containing protein — MKLPFPGQLLATLVGTTLFLGSGLNASPAIALTFLFESSDIRLNGSYTIDESIFDSLAASPSGLSFENPLTDFTFNIDRSGLFSSTIFGSAEGFLLQVKTNESVASDPIGGEFGPFAIAFSFNLTAPEGGLGLCKFQQCEGTGSYGGRGGPAGFQVSQRPASVPEPATLLGLSVIGSGLLLRRRSVFKG, encoded by the coding sequence ATGAAATTGCCTTTTCCCGGTCAGTTGTTAGCAACGCTTGTCGGTACTACTCTATTTTTAGGAAGTGGGTTGAATGCAAGTCCGGCGATCGCCCTCACCTTTTTGTTTGAATCTAGCGATATTCGCCTAAATGGCAGCTATACGATTGATGAATCCATTTTCGATAGTTTAGCCGCCTCTCCCTCTGGGCTTTCCTTTGAGAATCCCCTCACCGATTTTACGTTCAATATCGATCGGAGCGGTCTATTTAGTTCTACCATTTTCGGAAGCGCCGAGGGTTTCTTGCTGCAAGTTAAAACGAATGAATCTGTAGCCAGCGATCCCATTGGGGGGGAATTTGGTCCATTTGCGATCGCATTTTCTTTCAATCTCACAGCACCAGAAGGTGGTTTAGGCCTGTGCAAATTCCAGCAATGCGAAGGAACGGGTTCCTATGGGGGAAGAGGGGGTCCGGCAGGATTTCAAGTCAGCCAAAGACCCGCCTCAGTTCCCGAACCCGCTACCCTACTGGGTTTAAGCGTAATTGGGAGTGGGTTATTGCTAAGACGGCGTAGTGTCTTCAAGGGGTAA
- a CDS encoding choice-of-anchor tandem repeat NxxGxxAF-containing protein, with amino-acid sequence MNKSVAASTLMVGLGLTLLAPEPAQALSFTFTKIVDTVSNNYTSLIGRGLNNAGYVAYRATLEDSTQALFTSNGILTQTIVQTSETYLNLGSFSSPNDSGTVAFQSILPDDRVGIFRSDGTTETAIALIERQAEIFGSSFVSQPSINNQGTVAYVFSNTPFGGEVRTGDGDPVDEDSSGTGQRFTSFDSPIINDAGQVTYLFTSAFTPPILVSEIPNQPGYAIVGSGMPFSNLGPFSLNNQGTLAFTAYNNDLNQEGLFITNDGISFTRRSLDNISLQGGFALNDLDDLAFFGSSATQQGIYINRGDRTSAVVSVGDRIFDSSIVSLNFLSEGFNNLGQVAFFATLEDGTSGIFRADPYRSVPEPTSALGLLAVSVLGASTLLKRKSG; translated from the coding sequence ATGAATAAGTCTGTAGCCGCTTCAACATTAATGGTGGGTTTGGGGTTAACCCTACTAGCTCCAGAGCCAGCCCAAGCCTTAAGTTTTACTTTTACTAAAATTGTCGATACTGTTAGTAACAACTACACCTCATTAATCGGTCGTGGCTTAAACAATGCCGGTTATGTTGCCTATAGAGCCACCTTAGAAGATAGCACTCAAGCCCTGTTTACGAGCAACGGGATTCTGACTCAGACGATTGTGCAAACGAGTGAAACTTATCTGAATTTAGGGTCTTTCTCTTCGCCCAACGATTCGGGAACCGTCGCCTTTCAATCGATCTTACCCGATGACCGAGTAGGGATTTTTAGAAGCGATGGCACCACCGAAACTGCGATCGCGCTAATTGAAAGACAAGCCGAGATATTTGGCAGCAGCTTCGTCAGTCAGCCTAGCATCAACAACCAAGGAACCGTCGCTTACGTTTTTAGCAATACGCCCTTTGGCGGAGAAGTTCGCACAGGCGACGGCGATCCAGTTGATGAAGACTCTTCAGGAACCGGACAGCGATTTACTAGCTTTGACTCTCCCATTATTAATGATGCAGGTCAAGTTACCTACCTTTTCACTTCAGCCTTTACGCCACCGATCCTGGTGTCAGAAATTCCCAACCAACCCGGATATGCGATCGTCGGTTCGGGGATGCCGTTTAGCAACCTGGGGCCTTTTAGTCTCAATAACCAAGGAACCCTAGCTTTTACAGCCTATAACAACGATCTAAACCAAGAAGGGCTTTTTATCACCAATGATGGCATAAGCTTTACGCGCAGATCGTTGGATAACATCAGTCTGCAAGGTGGATTTGCACTTAACGATCTCGATGACTTAGCCTTTTTCGGGAGTTCAGCCACTCAACAAGGGATATATATCAATCGAGGCGATCGCACTTCCGCCGTCGTGAGTGTCGGCGATCGCATTTTCGACTCCTCCATTGTCAGCCTCAACTTCCTTTCTGAAGGCTTCAACAACCTCGGACAAGTTGCCTTCTTCGCCACCTTAGAAGATGGTACCAGCGGCATTTTCCGCGCCGATCCGTATCGTTCTGTCCCCGAACCCACCTCCGCTTTAGGCTTGCTTGCGGTTAGCGTTCTCGGCGCTAGCACCCTACTCAAGCGCAAGTCGGGTTAA
- a CDS encoding DUF4435 domain-containing protein translates to MSVVSSGKVIFCEGTQRSLDIQLLERVLEEIPTERPTIVSSGSKFTFSIFAQGYFFPNETPREGYLVFRDRDFDAKPPDSAQLIQLSNQRIWLTYRACVENYLIDAELIDTYWREQYTEKQENPISKWGHGNSPGIEDIAQWIEASARSLQAYQAVRWALGDLLHLSAARSQLKTTWTAGSGKLPSSLLLPDCQTEALRLVEEFRSATNTVTPERFADSLAGYQQQFTADLFWQQQQYLIWFHGKDIQKQMQIEQSRYISLDSFFKWAVKRVNISQHPDLVELQEKIEQL, encoded by the coding sequence GTGAGTGTTGTCAGCAGTGGCAAGGTGATTTTCTGTGAGGGCACACAAAGAAGTTTAGACATCCAGTTACTAGAGCGCGTTTTGGAAGAAATCCCTACAGAACGTCCTACGATTGTGTCATCGGGGAGTAAATTTACTTTTTCTATTTTTGCTCAGGGCTATTTTTTCCCGAATGAGACTCCTAGAGAGGGGTATCTGGTTTTTCGAGACCGCGATTTTGATGCTAAACCTCCCGACTCTGCACAACTCATTCAATTAAGTAATCAACGCATTTGGTTAACGTATCGTGCCTGTGTGGAAAACTATTTAATTGATGCTGAGTTAATTGATACCTACTGGCGAGAACAGTATACCGAAAAACAAGAAAATCCGATTTCAAAATGGGGTCATGGAAATTCACCGGGCATTGAGGACATTGCCCAATGGATTGAAGCGAGTGCTAGAAGTTTACAGGCTTATCAAGCAGTGCGTTGGGCATTGGGCGATCTACTACATTTAAGCGCAGCGCGATCGCAACTCAAGACAACCTGGACAGCAGGGAGTGGCAAACTACCTTCTTCTCTATTATTGCCAGACTGTCAAACAGAAGCCCTTCGGCTAGTTGAAGAGTTTAGGAGTGCAACTAACACTGTCACCCCAGAAAGATTTGCCGATAGTTTGGCAGGTTATCAACAACAATTTACCGCAGACCTGTTTTGGCAACAGCAGCAGTATTTAATCTGGTTTCATGGGAAGGATATCCAGAAACAGATGCAAATCGAACAAAGCCGCTATATCTCTCTAGACAGTTTTTTTAAGTGGGCTGTTAAGCGAGTGAATATCTCTCAACACCCCGATCTGGTAGAGTTACAAGAAAAAATTGAGCAACTATAG